A window of the Fulvia fulva chromosome 3, complete sequence genome harbors these coding sequences:
- a CDS encoding Ubiquinone biosynthesis monooxygenase COQ6, mitochondrial codes for MASGLSRRSMAKVLALPPSLRRTVFSAAASSAKNPELYDLVCIGGGPAGLSLVSALRSNASTKDLKIALIDGQDITSTHPPNDPLNYSNRCSSLTPSSVRFMQQNGAWDHVNHSRIQPYHSMDVWDGVSGSRIHFDPLDKAGTSILDSIAQAIPGSRMAESRRKYEMGDFKTVATMCENSNLTSALLSGLRADAKELEIMDKTRLESIQLGPEPEDESSMNLSQWPIVSLPGGRNIAARLLVGADGANSPVRSFANIPSHGWDYGQHGVVATLQLDRSFDEHELRTAYQRFLPTGPIALLPLPDNKASLVWSITAPLATKLKQLPPSVFTVLVNAAFRLMMVDLKYLIDNPNVDPAEELAWREPNTTPKETGLPASLPRVIGIQENTMASFPLRMRHADTYIGHRVALVGDAAHTVHPLAGQGLNLGLADAESLAYRIARGVEHGMDIGTNWCLDDYNAERWAANNAMLGVVDKLQKLYSASSGPVVWGRSLGLDIVNSLGPLKGALMGAASG; via the coding sequence ATGGCATCCGGACTCAGCAGAAGGTCGATGGCCAAGGTTCTGGCCTTACCACCAAGTCTACGAAGGACCGTCTTCTCAGCAGCAGCTTCCTCAGCCAAGAACCCGGAACTCTACGATCTGGTCTGCATTGGAGGTGGCCCTGCTGGACTATCTCTGGTCTCGGCTCTACGCTCCAATGCCTCAACGAAGGACTTGAAGATTGCCCTGATTGATGGTCAAGATATCACGTCCACACATCCTCCAAACGATCCTCTCAACTACTCGAATCGATGCTCATCCCTTACACCTTCGTCAGTGCGCTTCATGCAGCAGAATGGAGCTTGGGATCATGTCAATCACTCTCGGATACAGCCATATCACAGCATGGATGTGTGGGACGGTGTGAGTGGAAGCAGGATACATTTCGATCCGTTGGACAAAGCTGGGACAAGCATACTTGACAGCATAGCACAAGCTATACCCGGCAGCAGAATGGCAGAGAGCAGGAGGAAGTATGAGATGGGCGACTTCAAGACTGTGGCGACCATGTGCGAGAATTCGAACTTGACTTCTGCGCTGTTGAGCGGATTACGAGCAGACGCGAAGGAGTTAGAGATCATGGACAAGACAAGGCTGGAGTCAATACAGCTTGGTCCAGAGCCCGAAGATGAAAGCTCCATGAATTTGTCGCAGTGGCCGATTGTCAGCTTACCTGGAGGACGAAACATTGCTGCCAGACTTCTCGTGGGTGCAGATGGTGCGAATAGCCCCGTGCGATCCTTTGCGAACATCCCAAGTCACGGCTGGGACTATGGCCAACATGGTGTGGTTGCCACACTACAGCTTGACAGGAGCTTCGACGAACACGAACTACGCACAGCATACCAACGCTTTCTACCCACTGGACCAATCGCCCTCCTACCACTCCCCGACAACAAAGCAAGTCTGGTATGGTCAATCACAGCACCACTCGCCACCAAGCTGAAGCAACTCCCTCCCTCCGTCTTCACAGTGTTGGTCAACGCCGCCTTCCGCCTGATGATGGTCGACCTGAAGTACCTCATTGACAACCCCAACGTCGACCCGGCTGAAGAGCTCGCATGGCGGGAGCCAAACACAACCCCCAAAGAGACCGGTCTCCCAGCATCCCTCCCACGCGTCATCGGCATCCAAGAGAACACAATGGCCTCCTTCCCACTCCGCATGCGACACGCAGATACATACATCGGCCATCGTGTCGCCCTCGTTGGCGATGCTGCTCACACTGTTCATCCACTTGCCGGCCAAGGCCTCAACCTTGGTCTTGCTGATGCGGAGTCACTGGCATATCGTATTGCCAGAGGTGTTGAGCATGGTATGGACATTGGTACGAATTGGTGTTTGGATGATTACAATGCGGAGCGATGGGCGGCGAATAATGCTATGTTGGGTGTGGTGGATAAGTTGCAGAAGCTGTATTCTGCCAGCTCGGGGCCTGTTGTGTGGGGCAGGAGTTTGGGTCTGGATATTGTGAATAGTCTGGGACCATTGAAGGGGGCCTTGATGGGTGCTGCTTCGGGATGA
- a CDS encoding Vegetative incompatibility protein HET-E-1, giving the protein MRLLNIHTLQFADFASDDLPPYTIASHRWGEDETTYQYVERRPRTDLARGASKRQFSFEAVSDIPPSAGFKKVQAFCKTIASLNYTVLSTPPWKVIGLALRCDWLWIDTACIDKTNSAELSESLNSMFKWYRNAAVCYAYLKDVRSTNDYQGAMLDLMRSEWFHRGWTLQELLTPGVVVFLTTDWKVLGHKCPYDEIMCEIVCHGFGQRLDLILSRITRIPLHIIRNYANAKNVSIAERMTWIQSRITTRLEDKAYSLLGIMDVFMSPIYGEGEHAWDRLLAAIDKREEDCKLIAKRTATMSQDHRWPFENMTLPLSSLSPSISSDFTPRSRTHGGQRHRVQIAWSATTEAQTVPRSKTQTTGCKDVVQALKFCQVTVQPGSLGPVLTPQDLERWRQSCLLWRNPMEQQCGHCHGNIYSDQIIKCDNVYCKNPIYHRRCASRRVDEPVWCCDLCRDSMEGFAAVQHLSLDDQDTRVCEIEPSLFDGLDSTTPVLTLTIPQSLPIVPMELPLASEGTSHMVDHSSASNLSSGDDSSFLLTPHSQHGDVSPITEPPESVSPELDQPLDMTVNMLKTALTEANRSDAEIKRIWSLLESMTTREAKEKEAETFKQRCRLVLHKLRPPRHITRYASRRQDWTTIAGDEYLAER; this is encoded by the coding sequence ATGCGGCTGCTCAACATCCACACTCTGCAATTTGCAGACTTCGCGTCAGATGACCTTCCACCTTACACCATTGCCTCCCACAGGTGGGGTGAGGACGAAACGACCTACCAATATGTCGAGCGCCGGCCACGTACAGATCTGGCGCGTGGAGCCTCCAAGAGGCAGTTCAGTTTCGAGGCAGTGTCCGACATACCACCATCCGCGGGCTTCAAGAAGGTGCAAGCCTTCTGCAAGACCATTGCGTCCTTGAACTACACTGTCCTGTCAACGCCGCCATGGAAGGTCATCGGTCTTGCACTCAGATGCGACTGGTTATGGATAGATACCGCCTGCATCGACAAGACGAATAGCGCAGAGCTATCGGAGTCACTTAACTCCATGTTCAAGTGGTACAGAAATGCCGCGGTCTGCTATGCGTACCTCAAGGATGTCAGAAGCACGAACGACTACCAGGGCGCAATGCTGGACCTGATGCGTAGCGAATGGTTCCATAGAGGCTGGACCTTACAGGAGCTCTTGACTCCTGGTGTTGTAGTGTTCCTCACGACAGACTGGAAAGTGCTTGGCCACAAGTGCCCGTATGACGAAATCATGTGCGAGATTGTCTGTCATGGCTTCGGGCAGCGGCTGGACTTGATTCTGTCTCGCATTACACGTATACCGCTGCACATCATCAGGAACTACGCAAATGCTAAGAATGTCAGCATTGCAGAGAGGATGACATGGATACAAAGCAGAATCACGACCCGGTTGGAAGATAAGGCTTATTCACTCCTCGGCATCATGGATGTATTCATGTCTCCCATTTACGGCGAGGGAGAGCATGCCTGGGACAGACTTCTGGCCGCGATCGACAAGCGCGAAGAAGACTGCAAGCTTATAGCAAAAAGGACTGCTACCATGTCACAAGACCACCGCTGGCCATTCGAGAATATGACCCTGCCTTTGTCGAGTTTATCTCCGTCAATCTCTTCTGATTTCACACCGCGCAGCCGCACACATGGTGGCCAGCGTCATCGAGTACAGATTGCATGGAGTGCTACCACTGAAGCACAGACTGTGCCCAGATCGAAGACCCAGACAACAGGATGCAAAGACGTTGTGCAAGCTCTGAAATTCTGCCAAGTAACTGTCCAGCCTGGTTCCTTGGGACCTGTTTTGACGCCGCAAGATCTCGAGCGCTGGAGGCAGTCCTGCCTTCTGTGGCGGAACCCTATGGAGCAGCAGTGCGGCCATTGTCATGGAAACATCTACAGTGACCAGATCATCAAGTGCGACAATGTGTACTGCAAGAATCCGATCTACCATCGAAGGTGCGCCTCGCGGCGTGTTGACGAACCAGTGTGGTGTTGCGATCTATGCCGCGATTCCATGGAAGGTTTTGCTGCAGTGCAACATTTGTCGCTTGATGACCAGGATACCAGGGTGTGTGAAATTGAACCTTCACTGTTCGACGGACTTGACTCGACCACGCCCGTGTTGACGCTGACGATACCTCAATCATTACCCATCGTACCAATGGAGCTTCCTCTTGCCTCCGAGGGCACCTCACATATGGTTGATCACTCTTCAGCCAGTAATCTGAGCTCTGGTGACGACAGCTCGTTCCTCTTGACGCCGCATTCGCAACACGGTGATGTTTCCCCGATCACCGAGCCTCCTGAGAGTGTCTCGCCAGAGCTGGATCAGCCACTGGACATGACCGTAAATATGCTGAAGACAGCCTTGACCGAGGCTAACAGATCCGATGCAGAGATAAAGAGGATATGGTCGCTGCTCGAGAGTATGACCACGAGGGAAGCTAAAGAAAAGGAAGCAGAGACCTTCAAGCAACGATGCCGATTGGTCCTTCACAAATTACGACCTCCTCGACACATCACACGGTATGCGTCTCGAAGACAGGACTGGACAACGATTGCTGGAGACGAGTACTTGGCAGAGAGATGA
- a CDS encoding PGA52-like protein: protein MKYLYTAATLLAATVSADLCAHGSTDVDGNWYCQEVKAITYTGVGGEGSYNKVTSMANGACGSTPHAYNGTLSPFDEEVSLHFRGPLELKQFAFYAPAAAAPSYSKEKRTVGRRSAIERRHGHAHGHAHAHLHHARDEEKRTPALGEMVTAVINGVTQTWKNTYDGGAAAPKEGSPAASPPSYGGASAGSAAAPHSYGGASSSSTSKKPTTSSSGNDDDDSSSSGGTGWTRQGYYNAEAGTSDGIVFLNHEGGSGSGVFDYSFGNSLSYSSADGKSGASAPTTLANCQLASDTEVVIMTDDKCNAEDGSCGFYRDGTVAYHGFDGPSKAFFFEFSMPDDGTTAANKYDPTNMPAIWLLNAQIPRTLQYGNAECSCWTTGCGEFDIFEVLAPGDKRCKSTLHGNIAGGDSDYFARPTSGTIKAALLLYKDNIHIKILDDSTDFGKTMGDSFINEICQDTLADSLEGLVSLFKLGS from the coding sequence ATGAAGTACTTGTACACGGCAGCAACGCTGCTTGCAGCCACCGTTTCCGCCGACTTGTGCGCTCACGGTAGCACTGATGTCGATGGCAACTGGTACTGCCAGGAGGTCAAGGCTATCACCTACACCGGTGTTGGTGGCGAAGGCTCCTACAACAAGGTCACAAGCATGGCCAATGGAGCATGCGGCAGCACCCCACACGCATATAACGGCACCCTGTCGCCGTTTGACGAGGAAGTCTCTCTGCACTTCCGTGGACCACTCGAGCTCAAGCAGTTCGCCTTCTACGCACCTGCCGCCGCCGCTCCCTCCTACAGCAAAGAGAAGAGGACTGTTGGCCGCCGCAGCGCCATTGAAAGACGTCACGGCCACGCTCACGGCCATGCGCACGCTCACCTGCACCACGCCCGTGATGAGGAGAAGCGCACCCCCGCGCTCGGCGAGATGGTCACTGCAGTCATCAACGGCGTGACCCAGACATGGAAGAACACCTACGATGGCGGCGCTGCCGCTCCCAAGGAAGGCTCACCGGCGGCATCTCCCCCAAGCTACGGTGGTGCATCTGCTGGCTCTGCCGCAGCGCCTCATAGCTATGGCGGCGCCTCATCCTCCTCGACATCGAAAAAGCCAACCACTTCTTCGTCCGGCAACGACGATGACGATTCAAGCAGCAGCGGCGGCACTGGCTGGACTCGCCAGGGCTACTACAACGCCGAGGCCGGCACTTCTGATGGCATTGTCTTCCTCAACCACGAGGGTGGTTCCGGCTCCGGTGTCTTCGACTACAGCTTCGGCAACTCGCTCTCCTACTCCAGCGCCGACGGCAAGTCGGGTGCTTCTGCCCCAACCACTCTTGCGAACTGCCAACTGGCCTCCGACACCGAAGTCGTGATCATGACTGACGACAAGTGCAATGCCGAGGACGGCAGCTGTGGCTTCTACCGTGACGGCACTGTCGCCTACCACGGCTTCGACGGCCCAAGCAAGGCTTTCTTCTTCGAGTTCAGCATGCCCGACGACGGCACCACCGCCGCCAACAAGTACGACCCGACCAACATGCCCGCCATCTGGCTCCTCAACGCTCAGATCCCACGTACTCTCCAGTACGGTAACGCCGAGTGCTCATGCTGGACCACCGGCTGCGGTGAATTCGACATTTTCGAGGTCCTCGCACCAGGTGACAAGCGCTGCAAGTCGACCCTCCACGGTAACATCGCCGGTGGCGACAGCGACTACTTCGCTCGCCCAACCAGCGGCACCATCAAGGCTGCCCTCCTCCTCTACAAGGACAACATCCACATCAAGATTCTGGATGACAGCACTGACTTTGGCAAGACGATGGGCGACAGCTTCATCAACGAGATTTGCCAGGATACCCTTGCGGACAGCTTGGAGGGCCTTGTCTCCCTTTTCAAGCTCGGCTCATAA
- a CDS encoding Hexokinase-1, translated as MSTSKQQYKELLHIDATDTEMTVSKRLAEAIAIRGARLCTCGIAAICRMKGIKGGYVAADGSVANKHPKFKKRWADALGEVIGWSKDRNEDPITMTSAEDGSGIGAAVIAAMTVNRATRRDSLRMLDQRIGQ; from the coding sequence ATGTCAACATCGAAGCAGCAGTACAAAGAGCTCCTACACATCGACGCTACAGACACCGAAATGACAGTATCAAAACGCCTCGCAGAAGCCATCGCCATCCGAGGCGCGAGACTCTGCACATGCGGTATTGCGGCGATCTGCAGAATGAAGGGCATCAAAGGTGGCTATGTGGCAGCGGATGGCAGCGTGGCGAATAAGCACCCAAAATTCAAGAAGCGATGGGCAGACGCTTTGGGTGAGGTGATTGGCTGGTCGAAGGATAGGAACGAGGATCCGATCACTATGACGAGTGCAGAGGATGGGAGTGGGATTGGTGCGGCTGTTATTGCTGCTATGACGGTCAATCGCGCGACGAGGAGGGATAGTTTGAGGATGTTGGATCAGAGGATAGGGCAGTGA
- a CDS encoding Trans-aconitate decarboxylase 1 yields the protein MPVSAIDSLLFKNLFGTEDVRKIFDDKKYIDYCVLVEKNLADAQAFYELIPHDAAKEILFQCGKNLDYDKLSQETEVVGYPILPLVTQLAKECGEEAGKYVHWGATTQDIQDTATMMQMRDALILVEARLKAIIKSLSSLAETYKDAPMAGRTHLQHALPVTFGYKCAVYLSSFQRHLERLEQLRPRCLLVQFGGAAGTLASLGPDTERSLQVRARLARQLGLEDPPITWHTARDGIAEMINFLALIGGTLGKVATDLIIMSSNEFSEVSEPFILHRGASSTMPQKRNPISSEVILAASKMLRANAGLCLDAMLTDFERASGPWQLEWAAVPESCVLVVGALSQAEFALSGLVVNVDATRKNLDSTKGLIVAEAVMMEVARTIGRQRAHEVGYEACRETIESSDRERTLLATLLEKVEVTEAVDRERLEELCQTKNYLGAAGAMVDAVLALNNTGLEAARLGIFT from the coding sequence ATGCCAGTCAGCGCCATCGACTCCCTCCTCTTCAAGAATCTCTTCGGCACAGAAGATGTCCGCAAGATCTTCGACGACAAGAAATACATCGACTACTGCGTACTCGTAGAGAAGAATTTGGCTGACGCGCAAGCATTTTACGAACTGATTCCACATGATGCTGCCAAAGAGATCCTCTTCCAATGTGGCAAAAACCTGGACTACGACAAGCTATCACAAGAGACAGAAGTCGTAGGCTACCCGATCCTACCTCTCGTCACCCAGCTCGCAAAAGAATGCGGCGAGGAAGCTGGCAAATACGTTCACTGGGGCGCAACGACGCAAGATATCCAGGATACTGCAACCATGATGCAGATGCGGGATGCCCTCATCCTCGTGGAAGCACGACTCAAAGCAATTATCAAGTCCCTCAGCTCTCTCGCCGAGACGTACAAAGACGCCCCAATGGCCGGCCGCACGCATCTTCAACACGCATTACCAGTGACATTCGGCTACAAGTGCGCAGTCtacctctcctctttccaGCGCCACCTCGAACGCCTGGAGCAGCTCCGCCCCCGATGTCTTTTGGTGCAATTCGGCGGCGCAGCAGGGACCCTCGCCTCCCTAGGTCCTGATACCGAACGCAGTCTCCAGGTCCGCGCCAGACTCGCACGTCAGCTAGGCCTCGAAGATCCTCCAATAACCTGGCACACAGCCCGTGACGGAATCGCAGAGATGATAAATTTCCTTGCCCTCATCGGTGGAACTCTAGGGAAAGTCGCCACGGACCTGATCATAATGTCCTCGAACGAATTCAGCGAAGTCAGCGAACCCTTCATTCTCCATCGCGGTGCATCTTCCACAATGCCGCAGAAGCGAAACCCAATCAGCAGTGAAGTCATCCTCGCTGCCTCGAAGATGCTTCGCGCGAATGCTGGGTTGTGCTTGGACGCCATGCTCACGGACTTCGAGCGAGCTAGTGGACCATGGCAACTCGAATGGGCAGCAGTACCAGAGTCCTGTGTCCTGGTTGTGGGAGCGCTGAGCCAGGCGGAGTTCGCGCTGTCCGGGCTTGTAGTGAATGTCGATGCTACGAGGAAGAATCTGGATAGTACGAAAGGCTTGATTGTAGCGGAAGCGGTGATGATGGAAGTGGCGAGGACGATTGGACGGCAGAGAGCGCATGAGGTGGGTTATGAGGCTTGTAGGGAGACGATCGAGAGTTCTGATCGAGAGCGTACGCTATTGGCTACATTACTGGAGAAAGTTGAGGTAACAGAGGCAGTAGACCGGGAAAGATTGGAGGAGCTGTGCCAGACGAAGAATTATCTGGGTGCTGCCGGGGCGATGGTTGACGCAGTTCTGGCACTGAATAACACAGGATTAGAGGCCGCTCGTTTGGGTATCTTCACCTAG
- a CDS encoding Golgi apparatus membrane protein tvp38 produces the protein MARAEWTSTARALADQFDDNDHTLPTSESRRYSSPIWTRRSMDASQTLSRPQSTQAKWMQTAEKWNGRATRQWARLSPLQKAGLVIAGIITNVLLILFLVYGTKIFALMAPIAEKWRNMPGGWLTLWLMTFFVSFPPMIGYSTCVTIAGFVFGMKGWFIMATATVVGSTASFIASRSVLKNFVSRMTEKNKEFAALSLVLKHDGLKLLIMIRLCPLPYSFANGAISTIPTVTWQNFMLATAIASPKLLLHIFVGSRIGALAEGGDKMDTGARIISYLSIIIGMALGVGTGYVIYTRTKARAKQLEAEEAAAATSGGRRESQNSPDYNDDPDEREARNVLRSSRSDISLHPTYADEADLESGYRDEFTDDEDAHERDVFDVGDGDDDDDGSGKTGQR, from the coding sequence ATGGCTCGCGCCGAGTGGACATCAACAGCGCGAGCGCTCGCCGACCAATTCGACGACAACGATCATACCCTCCCCACTAGCGAATCCCGAAGATATAGCTCTCCAATATGGACTCGCCGTTCCATGGATGCCTCACAAACACTGTCCCGACCGCAAAGCACACAGGCAAAATGGATGCAGACAGCTGAGAAATGGAATGGCAGAGCCACGCGGCAATGGGCGCGGTTATCGCCCTTACAAAAGGCAGGACTGGTCATCGCCGGGATTATAACAAACGTGTTGCTCATCCTGTTCCTCGTATACGGCACCAAGATCTTCGCGTTAATGGCACCTATCGCCGAGAAATGGAGGAACATGCCCGGAGGCTGGCTGACTCTCTGGCTCATGACCTTCTTCGTCTCGTTTCCGCCCATGATAGGATACTCGACATGCGTTACGATCGCAGGCTTCGTGTTCGGCATGAAGGGATGGTTCATCATGGCGACAGCGACGGTAGTGGGATCTACAGCTTCGTTCATCGCATCGAGATCCGTGTTGAAGAACTTTGTGAGCAGAATGACGGAGAAGAACAAAGAGTTTGCGGCGCTGTCGCTGGTGTTGAAACATGATGGATTGAAGCTCTTGATCATGATCCGGCTGTGTCCGTTGCCATACTCCTTTGCGAACGGAGCTATCAGCACGATTCCAACGGTGACGTGGCAGAATTTCATGCTAGCGACGGCGATTGCTTCGCCGAAGTTGTTGCTGCACATCTTCGTAGGCAGCAGGATTGGTGCTCTGGCTGAGGGAGGTGACAAGATGGACACAGGAGCCAGGATCATCAGCTACCTCAGCATCATCATCGGTATGGCGCTGGGTGTGGGCACAGGCTATGTCATCTACACACGGACGAAAGCACGAGCGAAGCAGCTCGAGGCAGAGGAGGCCGCAGCAGCAACTTCTGGTGGTCGACGGGAGAGCCAGAACAGCCCAGACTACAACGATGACCCGGACGAACGGGAGGCTAGGAATGTTCTGCGGAGCAGCAGGAGCGATATCTCGTTACATCCGACATATGCAGATGAAGCAGATCTGGAGAGTGGATACAGGGATGAGTTCACTGATGATGAAGATGCTCATGAGCGGGATGTGTTTGATGTGGGTGATGGAGATGACGACGATGATGGTTCTGGCAAGACAGGCCAGCGATAG